From the genome of Miscanthus floridulus cultivar M001 chromosome 10, ASM1932011v1, whole genome shotgun sequence, one region includes:
- the LOC136487224 gene encoding putative disease resistance protein RGA3, translating to MAPSSSSSVSPEEDLEELRKLERTMRRNRATLHDAEEHWNIREESTKLRLKELKEVALSALDPSAGVHNTGKRKHEEMEAYPVDAGVVVVPNDLVLGARKITERFNEIIHYSEHFSLSENDGERRLAPDLCTLRHTSSVVFDKSIVGREQDRDKIIDKLLSRKGENAVNPVSVMPIVGMGGLGRTTLAQLVYNSQRVRQSFENRAWVFVSENFDIKTMTRNIITSITEPGQQCMHSELADLQRKLATVMNGQRVFLVLDDVWNERRDCWELFCAPMTAAKVCQIIATTRSEAVARLIQTMPFYPLNCLSFDESWSLFCKAVLTAEQESDDIPTNLIKIGKSIVTKCKGLPLAIKTLGSMLRYENDQRRWMNVLESELWDLKEPRDDILAALELSYKHMPVQLRRCFLCLSLFPKDYKIYASEVSRLWKLLDLLDSDGSDNEFV from the exons ATGGCGCCGTCCTCCTCGTCTTCAGTGAGCCCGGAGGAAGATCTGGAGGAGCTGAGGAAGCTGGAGAGGACCATGCGCCGGAACCGGGCAACCCTGCATGACGCCGAGGAGCACTGGAACATCCGCGAGGAGTCTACCAAGCTACGGCTCAAGGAACTCAAGGAAGTGGC GTTGTCGGCTCTTGACCCATCTGCCGGCGTCCACAACACCGGCAAGCGCAAGCATGAG GAAATGGAGGCCTATCCGGTGGATGCTGGTGTAGTGGTTGTTCCTAATGACCTGGTTCTTGGAGCAAGGAAAATAACCGAGAGGTTCAATGAGATCATACACTACTCTGAACATTTCAGTTTATCTGAGAATGATGGAGAGAGACGACTTGCTCCAGATCTTTGTACTTTGCGGCATACAAGCTCTGTCGTATTCGACAAGAGCATTGTTGGGCGAGAGCAAGACAGAGACAAGATAATTGACAAGTTACTGTCTAGGAAAGGGGAAAATGCAGTAAATCCTGTTTCTGTGATGCCCATTGTTGGTATGGGAGGACTAGGCAGGACAACACTAGCACAACTTGTGTATAACAGCCAAAGGGTGAGACAGTCCTTTGAGAACCGTGCCTGGGTGTTTGTGTCCGAGAATTTTGATATCAAAACAATGACAAGGAACATCATTACTTCCATAACAGAACCGGGTCAGCAGTGTATGCATTCAGAACTTGCTGATCTTCAGAGGAAATTAGCAACAGTAATGAATGGGCAGAGAGTTTTCCTTGTGTTGGATGATGTATGGAATGAGCGAAGAGACTGCTGGGAGTTGTTTTGTGCTCCTATGACAGCTGCAAAGGTTTGCCAGATCATAGCTACCACTCGGAGCGAGGCAGTGGCAAGGCTGATACAGACTATGCCTTTTTATCCCCTAAATTGTCTAAGCTTTGATGAGAGCTGGTCGTTGTTCTGCAAAGCTGTCTTGACTGCTGAACAAGAGTCTGATGACATCCCAACAAACCTAATAAAGATTGGAAAGAGTATTGTTACAAAGTGCAAGGGCTTGCCACTAGCGATTAAGACACTAGGAAGCATGTTGCGCTATGAAAATGACCAAAGGAGATGGATGAATGTCTTGGAGAGTGAACTGTGGGACTTAAAAGAACCGAGGGACGACATTTTGGCAGCACTAGAGTTGAGCTACAAGCACATGCCTGTACAATTAAGACGGTGCTTCCTTTGTCTTTCTCTATTTCCCAAAGATTATAAGATTTATGCTTCAGAAGTGTCTCGTTTGTGGAAATTACTTGACTTGCTTGATTCTGATGGAAGTGATAACGA ATTCGTGTGA